The stretch of DNA CTAAAGTTGAAATTCTTTCGTCTTCTTTTTTAATTATTTTATCTAAATCTAAATTTAATATATTGCATATTGCGGTCGCATAAAAAAGACTTGAACCTAATTCTGTTTCAATAATTTCTTTACAACTATCACATAATGATCCTTCTATGTGAGTATCCATAAATTTATGCATTTCCATCAATTTTGCGCTAGAAGGAATGGTCTGCTTCTTTGCTTTAATTTGTATACAACCGCATTGGGTAACCGCTTTAGCAATTGCCCGGTTTACACGGGCATTAGATTCTTGATATTTAGTCATAAGGTCAAGGATACTCCGATGCTGTATTA from Candidatus Atribacteria bacterium encodes:
- a CDS encoding DUF1573 domain-containing protein, whose product is MNKENGNITFQKSVDQFLIQHRSILDLMTKYQESNARVNRAIAKAVTQCGCIQIKAKKQTIPSSAKLMEMHKFMDTHIEGSLCDSCKEIIETELGSSLFYATAICNILNLDLDKIIKKEDERISTLGIYNLT